One genomic segment of Coffea arabica cultivar ET-39 chromosome 6e, Coffea Arabica ET-39 HiFi, whole genome shotgun sequence includes these proteins:
- the LOC140009942 gene encoding uncharacterized protein encodes MVPVMSKITDHKFNNSNYLDWSKTDRLYLQSIDQDNHLIDHPPKDGSRQTWLREDARLFLQIRNSINSEQNQREQMAIMSFLAGLSPEFEAAKSQILSSPEISFLQDVFSRVLRTENSQSVQSSSALSGHMKPDCKRLQYRSQRTQSAHIASINDAINHDNFVTISADEFAKFSQYQESLKSSSTHVTIIADHTSVSTISLANRSKSRVLGSGSVNPTPLISLSSVLSLLELSFNLISDLVTKQIFGKGLESGGLYILDTQIPKSITCSGIPLDACPELVPSSSDPVSSDDLSIALRKGKRQCAYPVSFLIPSRVAQCYDRGDECFRWSVARLKACLVAKGYAQIYGEDYSNTFSRIAKLTSVRLFISMATTHNWSLHQLDIKSAFLHGDLQEEVYMEQPPGLAVERFGMQKSKSDHSVFYKQSEVGIILLVVYVEDIIVITGNDAAAKSRKGIFLFQRKYVLDLLSETGKLGAKLASTPMIPNLQLTKEGELLEDPGRYRRLVGKLNYLTVTRPDIAYSVSVVSQYMSNPTINHWAAVEQILCYLKGAPGRGILYNNHGHTRIECFLDIDWKESKADRRSTTGYCIFVGGNLVSRKSKKQNVVSRSSAESEYRTMA; translated from the exons ATGGTTCCTGTGATGTCTAAGATCACGGACCACAAATTCAATAATTCTAACTATCTTGATTGGAGTAAAACGGATCGTCTTTATCTGCAAAGTATTGATCAAGATAATCATCTGATTGATCATCCTCCAAAAGATGGTTCAAGACAGACATGGTTAAGGGAAGATGCCAGATTGTTCCTCCAAATACGGAATTCTATTAACAGTGAG CAAAATCAACGGGAACAGATGGCGATTATGAGTTTTTTGGCTGGTCTTTCACCTGAATTTGAAGCTGCTAAATCTCAGATTCTTTCGAGTCCTGAGATCTCATTCTTGCAAGATGTGTTTAGTAGGGTACTTCGCACAGAGAATTCCCAATCTGTTCAGTCCAGCAGTGCTCTT TCAGGTCATATGAAACCTGATTGCAAGAGATTGCAGTACAGGAGCCAGAGAACTCAATCCGCACATATTGCTTCTATCAATGATGCGATTAACCATGACAATTTTGTTACGATCTCTGCAGATGAATTTGCTAAATTTTCTCAGTACCAAGAATCATTAAAGTCTTCATCTACTCATGTAACTATCATCGCTGA CCACACATCTGTATCTACAATTAGCTTAGCTAATAGGTCAAAATCTCGTGTTCTTGGATCAGGCTCAGTTAACCCCACTCCATTAATCTCATTGTCATCTGTCTTAAGTTTGCTTGAGTTGTCTTTTAATCTAATTTCT GATCTTGTGACAAAACAGATTTTTGGTAAAGGGCTTGAATCTGGAGGTCTTTACATCCTTGACACACAGATACCAAAATCCATAACTTGTTCTGGAATT CCTCTAGATGCATGCCCTGAACTAGTTCCTTCGTCATCAGATCCTGTCTCAAGTGATGATCTTTCTATTGCTCTTCGCAAAGGCAAGCGTCAATGCGCTTATCCTGTGTCTTT CCTTATCCCATCCCGGGTGGCACAATGTTATGATAGAGGAGATGAATGTTTTAGATG GTCGGTTGCTCGGTTGAAAGCTTGTCTTGTTGCCAAAGGCTATGCCCAAATCTATGGAGAGGATTATTCTAACACTTTTTCTCGTATTGCTAAGTTGACATCTGTCAGGTTATTCATTTCTATGGCAACCACTCATAATTGGTCTTTGCATCAACTAGATATCAAGAGTGCCTTTCTTCATGGAGACCTCCAAgaggaagtttatatggagcAACCACCTGG tcTAGCAGTTGAAAGGTTTGGGATGCAGAAAAGCAAATCTGATCATTCTGTTTTCTACAAACAGTCAGAAGTTGGTATTATTTTGTTAGTAGTATATGTGGAAGATATTATTGTTATCACTGGGAATGATGCTGCAG CAAAGAGTAGGAAAGGGATATTCTTGTTCCAAAGAAAATATGTTCTTGACTTACTATCTGAAACGGGAAAATTGGGAGCTAAACTAGCTAGTACCCCAATGATTCCTAACTTGCAGCTCACAAAAGAAGGTGAATTGTTAGAAGATCCTGGGAGGTATAGAAGATTGGTTGGAAAGTTGAATTATCTTACAGTAACTCGTCCAGATATTGCGTATTCAGTTAGTGTTGTTAGTCAATACATGTCTAATCCTACCATTAATCATTGGGCAGCTGTAGAACAaattttgtgttatttaaaaGGAGCTCCTGGACGTGGTATTCTGTATAACAATCATGGTCATACTAGGATTGAGTGTTTTTTAGATATTGATTGGAAAGAATCCAAGGCAGATCGAAGATCTACAACTGGATACTGTATCTTTGTTGGAGGAAACCTGGTCTCAAGAAAGAGTAAGAAGCAAAATGTTGTCTCGCGATCGAGTGCAGAGTCAGAATATAGAACTATGGCATAA